From Bradyrhizobium sp. NDS-1, the proteins below share one genomic window:
- a CDS encoding CHAT domain-containing tetratricopeptide repeat protein, with protein sequence MQATAVVAGALIIAAVGSAVPQQFVAPPRTIADITAILDQEKPDPGRLGAIRNRAGEQPFPGLKAADEAKFYYHRCRAHSAIGDYRKAIVDCERAVQLGRGSMDIHEISRLRQGLAIQYNIIGDPKQALAVLLQIARETNVKGAQGWGFNTNRHITENYVLLGDFNQAEAFVRRSQALLQEAKGWPSFTGYQRASWTADVEQSRARLFEGRGQFQEAEQAFKRAETLRRESLGLSHTLAKGIKTPPGQLEGAIDETIALQGRMKARQGKFAEGEADVRRALLSRLKSNGKYSLGASAMVAQLANLMVEQGRFAEAEQLMRVQIDVQKTLGVPQDSQIYANALSQLASVLNLLSRWTDAAAAYAELEASTKGWEPARREGLQLNPDLIAALYSTNVQAGLAAAERLVMRQKQRYGDQHIDTALSRGLVGIGLLKSGRDVDALREFKLAVPILMARSRETDDDDATASAARERRAQIVVESYIALLARLGNSAAADPATESFRLADAVRSSSVQRALAASSARATAANPALADLVRKSQDLGKQVGAQLGLLNNILAMPQAERDEKALTTLQADIEKMRSARDAAKKELAGKFRNYANLVEPTPPTAEEVRAVLQPGEAFLSFYFGREASFVWAVGKSGPVAFTAIRATAGEIDEKVQKLREALEPNAPMISDIPPFDTALAHELYTLLLKPVEAGWKEAKSLVVVTNGALGLLPLGLLPTAPAEVKSGDELLFSGYRSVPWLARTHAVTLVPSAAALRTLRQLPPGSEKREPMVGFGDPLFSQEQASAVVQTSETATRGLPLMRRNTPQTEGVDSAQLSLLHRLPDTTDELKSIATALQADPSKVLNLGRAANEAVVKKTDLSKFKIIVFATHGLIPGELDGLHQPALALSAPDVAGVPGDGLLTMEEILALKLDADWVVLSACNTGAGAGAGAEAASGLGRAFFYAGTRAILVTNWSVHSASARELVSDLFARQTADRKLKRGEALRQASIALLEGPGFKDAGGNSLFSYAHPLFWAPYTIIGDGD encoded by the coding sequence ATGCAGGCGACTGCGGTCGTCGCTGGCGCACTGATCATTGCGGCGGTTGGTTCAGCGGTACCTCAGCAGTTCGTCGCGCCACCTCGGACCATCGCTGACATCACCGCAATACTCGACCAAGAGAAGCCCGACCCGGGGAGGCTGGGCGCGATCCGCAATCGTGCGGGTGAGCAACCGTTCCCCGGCCTTAAGGCTGCCGATGAGGCGAAGTTTTACTACCACCGCTGCAGGGCCCATTCGGCCATCGGTGACTATCGCAAAGCGATAGTAGATTGTGAACGAGCTGTTCAGCTCGGCCGCGGATCAATGGACATTCACGAAATCAGCAGGCTGCGGCAAGGCTTGGCGATCCAGTACAATATCATCGGCGATCCCAAGCAGGCCTTGGCCGTGTTGCTGCAGATCGCGCGGGAGACCAACGTCAAGGGCGCACAAGGCTGGGGCTTCAACACCAACCGACACATCACCGAGAACTACGTGCTACTTGGTGACTTCAACCAGGCGGAAGCCTTTGTACGGCGCAGCCAGGCGCTGCTTCAGGAAGCGAAGGGCTGGCCCTCATTTACCGGGTATCAGCGCGCCAGCTGGACTGCGGATGTGGAGCAGAGCCGGGCGCGCCTGTTTGAAGGTCGTGGTCAGTTCCAGGAGGCCGAGCAGGCTTTCAAACGCGCCGAAACACTCCGTCGGGAGTCGCTCGGCCTTTCGCATACCCTTGCCAAAGGCATAAAGACGCCGCCCGGCCAGTTGGAGGGAGCGATCGACGAGACCATCGCCCTGCAGGGTCGCATGAAGGCGCGACAAGGCAAGTTCGCCGAAGGCGAGGCGGACGTGCGGCGAGCGCTGCTCAGCCGCCTTAAATCTAATGGCAAGTACAGCCTGGGTGCCAGCGCCATGGTCGCCCAGCTCGCCAATTTGATGGTCGAGCAGGGTCGATTCGCAGAGGCCGAACAGCTGATGCGTGTGCAGATCGACGTGCAGAAGACACTTGGCGTGCCCCAGGATTCACAGATTTACGCCAATGCGCTGAGTCAGCTGGCGTCCGTCCTCAATCTGCTTAGCCGCTGGACTGATGCCGCCGCGGCTTACGCCGAGCTCGAGGCCTCGACCAAGGGCTGGGAGCCCGCCCGCCGTGAAGGCCTGCAGCTCAACCCCGATCTTATTGCGGCGCTCTATTCCACCAACGTCCAGGCTGGCCTCGCCGCCGCTGAACGCCTGGTGATGCGGCAGAAGCAGCGCTACGGTGATCAGCACATCGATACGGCCCTTTCGCGCGGTCTCGTCGGCATCGGCCTCCTGAAGTCCGGACGCGACGTCGATGCGTTGCGCGAGTTCAAGCTTGCGGTGCCGATCCTTATGGCGCGCTCGCGCGAGACCGACGATGACGATGCCACCGCTTCCGCCGCGCGTGAGAGGCGCGCGCAGATCGTGGTGGAATCCTATATTGCGCTGTTGGCGCGTCTGGGCAATAGCGCGGCCGCCGATCCGGCGACCGAAAGCTTCCGCCTGGCCGATGCGGTTCGTAGCAGCTCAGTGCAACGTGCGCTCGCTGCTTCAAGTGCGCGAGCTACCGCAGCCAATCCGGCGTTGGCGGACCTTGTTCGCAAGAGTCAAGATTTGGGGAAGCAGGTCGGCGCACAACTGGGCCTGCTCAACAACATCCTCGCAATGCCGCAGGCCGAGCGCGACGAGAAGGCGCTCACGACGCTGCAGGCCGACATTGAAAAGATGCGTAGCGCACGCGACGCAGCCAAAAAGGAGCTCGCGGGCAAATTCCGCAACTATGCAAATCTTGTCGAACCGACACCGCCGACGGCCGAAGAGGTCCGCGCGGTGTTGCAGCCCGGCGAGGCGTTTCTGTCGTTCTATTTCGGGCGGGAGGCTAGCTTCGTCTGGGCCGTCGGCAAGTCAGGGCCGGTTGCATTCACCGCCATCCGGGCGACGGCGGGCGAGATCGATGAGAAAGTGCAGAAGTTGCGCGAGGCGCTGGAGCCGAACGCACCGATGATCTCAGATATTCCGCCGTTTGATACAGCACTGGCACACGAGCTTTACACGCTATTGCTCAAGCCGGTGGAGGCCGGCTGGAAGGAAGCCAAGAGTCTGGTCGTCGTCACCAACGGCGCGCTCGGTCTGCTGCCGCTCGGGCTGCTCCCGACTGCGCCCGCCGAAGTGAAGTCGGGCGATGAACTGCTATTCTCCGGCTATCGGAGTGTGCCTTGGCTCGCGCGAACCCATGCCGTCACCTTGGTGCCGTCGGCGGCGGCCCTGCGAACGCTGCGACAATTGCCGCCGGGCTCGGAAAAGCGCGAGCCGATGGTCGGCTTCGGCGATCCGCTGTTCAGTCAGGAGCAGGCATCTGCGGTGGTGCAAACGTCCGAAACGGCCACCCGAGGCCTGCCGTTGATGCGTCGCAATACGCCACAGACGGAGGGCGTTGATAGCGCGCAGCTCTCGCTGCTGCATCGTCTACCAGATACCACTGATGAGCTGAAGTCGATCGCGACCGCGCTTCAGGCCGATCCTTCCAAGGTTCTCAATCTCGGCAGGGCGGCCAATGAAGCTGTGGTGAAGAAGACGGACCTGTCGAAATTCAAGATCATCGTCTTTGCAACCCACGGCCTGATCCCTGGCGAACTCGATGGTCTTCATCAACCGGCTCTCGCCCTCAGCGCGCCGGACGTGGCTGGCGTACCCGGAGACGGGTTACTCACCATGGAGGAAATCCTGGCGCTCAAGCTTGATGCCGACTGGGTAGTGCTGTCAGCTTGCAACACGGGGGCGGGAGCAGGCGCCGGAGCCGAAGCCGCGTCCGGCCTCGGCCGAGCGTTTTTCTATGCCGGCACTCGGGCAATCTTGGTAACCAATTGGTCAGTGCATTCCGCTTCGGCGCGCGAGCTTGTCAGCGACCTGTTTGCACGCCAGACCGCCGATCGCAAGCTGAAGCGCGGCGAAGCGCTGCGTCAGGCTTCGATCGCGTTGCTCGAAGGCCCCGGTTTCAAGGACGCTGGCGGCAACTCGCTATTCAGCTATGCGCATCCCCTGTTCTGGGCACCTTACACGATCATCGGCGATGGCGACTGA
- the radC gene encoding RadC family protein, with the protein MPAKTNHDKSKTEDAPHYHGHRERLRERFYSAGADALSDYELLEMALFPALPRRDTKPLAKLLIKTFGSFAEAVHAPVARLREVDGIGESAINQLKLIAAAAHRVAKGEVNSRNALSSWNEVIAYCRTSMAFADKEQFRLLFLDKRNQLIADEVQQTGTVDHTPVYPREVIKRALELSATALILVHNHPSGDPSPSQADIQMTKAIIDIAKPLGIAVHDHIIVGKGGHASLRGMRLI; encoded by the coding sequence ATGCCCGCCAAGACCAACCACGATAAGAGCAAGACTGAGGACGCGCCGCACTATCACGGCCATCGCGAGCGGCTGCGCGAGCGCTTCTACAGCGCGGGGGCGGATGCACTGAGCGACTACGAGCTGCTGGAGATGGCGCTGTTTCCGGCGCTGCCGCGGCGCGACACCAAGCCGCTCGCCAAGCTGCTGATCAAGACCTTCGGCTCCTTCGCCGAGGCCGTGCATGCGCCGGTGGCGCGCTTGCGCGAGGTCGACGGCATCGGCGAGTCCGCGATCAACCAGCTCAAGCTGATTGCCGCCGCGGCGCACCGCGTTGCCAAGGGCGAGGTCAACAGCCGCAACGCGCTGTCGTCCTGGAACGAGGTGATCGCCTATTGCCGTACCAGCATGGCGTTCGCCGACAAGGAGCAGTTTCGCCTGCTCTTCCTCGACAAGCGCAACCAGCTCATTGCCGACGAGGTGCAGCAGACCGGCACCGTCGACCACACCCCGGTCTATCCGCGCGAGGTGATCAAGCGCGCGCTGGAATTATCCGCAACCGCGCTGATCCTCGTGCATAACCACCCCTCCGGCGACCCCTCGCCGTCGCAGGCCGACATCCAGATGACGAAAGCGATCATCGACATCGCAAAGCCGCTGGGAATTGCCGTGCACGATCACATCATCGTCGGCAAAGGCGGGCACGCCAGCCTGCGCGGGATGCGGTTGATCTAG
- the map gene encoding type I methionyl aminopeptidase: MSYVEATDTSLRKTGQIKLHGPSAFAGMRKAGALVAKCLDELTDIVGPGVPTERIDQFVRDFAFSNNAYPATLMYRGYRYSTCTSLNHVVCHGMPGDRPLKEGDIVNIDVTFIVDGWYGDSSRMYAIGPIARKAERLIEVTYEAMMRGIAAVKPGATTGDIGHAIQSFVEPQGMSVVRDFCGHGLGRMFHDEPNIIHIGRPGEGVQLKPGMFFTIEPMINLGKPHVKILSDGWTAVTRDRSLSAQFEHSVGVTATGVEIFTLSERHGEKQIG; encoded by the coding sequence ATGAGCTACGTCGAAGCCACCGATACCTCCCTGCGCAAGACCGGACAGATCAAGCTGCATGGACCGAGCGCCTTTGCCGGCATGCGCAAGGCGGGCGCGCTGGTGGCCAAGTGCCTGGACGAGCTCACCGACATCGTCGGGCCCGGCGTGCCGACCGAGCGCATCGACCAGTTCGTCCGCGACTTCGCCTTCAGCAACAATGCCTATCCGGCGACGCTGATGTATCGCGGCTACCGCTATTCGACCTGCACCTCGCTCAACCACGTGGTCTGCCACGGCATGCCCGGCGACCGTCCGCTGAAGGAAGGCGACATCGTCAACATCGACGTCACCTTCATCGTCGACGGCTGGTACGGCGATTCCAGCCGGATGTATGCGATCGGCCCGATCGCGCGCAAGGCGGAGCGGCTGATCGAGGTGACCTATGAAGCGATGATGCGCGGCATCGCCGCGGTGAAGCCCGGCGCCACCACCGGCGATATCGGTCACGCCATCCAGAGCTTCGTCGAGCCGCAGGGCATGAGCGTGGTGCGCGATTTCTGCGGCCATGGTTTGGGCCGCATGTTCCACGACGAGCCGAACATCATCCATATCGGCCGGCCCGGCGAAGGCGTGCAGCTCAAGCCCGGCATGTTCTTCACCATCGAGCCGATGATCAATCTCGGCAAGCCGCATGTGAAGATCCTCTCCGACGGCTGGACCGCGGTGACCCGCGACCGCTCGCTGTCGGCGCAGTTCGAGCACTCGGTCGGCGTGACGGCCACGGGCGTCGAGATCTTCACGCTGTCGGAGCGGCACGGCGAGAAGCAGATCGGGTGA
- a CDS encoding mechanosensitive ion channel family protein has translation MDMDLKDFMEFVQTTARSVGAEISSPWFYLQFGLILAAAGIAYAAETAVRSRIDMTSLAMRWPLPLRHFARVMVSSASTAVFTLLVIISRVVMYHATWPSRSYLLMVAAKLGLAWLAIRLVTSVLRNAFIVKLVSITAWFLAALSILGQLDTTVDLLDSYAIVLGGLRLTPLLALKAGALLLIALWATNIASNFAESRINATTDLTPSVQVLLVKIIRIGLLAVAIVIALGAVGIDLSALAVFSGAVGVGIGIGLQKIVANFISGIILLADKSVKPGDLVTIGDNTGRISAMKTRYISVAAGDGREFLVPNEDLVTQKVVNWTYTDKNTLVKIAFGTNYDADPRLVCTLAAETAAAHPRAQKGKPPTCILTEFAEAGMKFSLTFWIADPDGMDKVKSDVMLGLWDAFKHEGIRVPYPVREIRIRSGALPVESTVEVPN, from the coding sequence ATGGACATGGACCTCAAGGACTTCATGGAGTTCGTGCAGACCACCGCGCGCAGCGTCGGGGCGGAAATCTCCTCGCCCTGGTTCTACCTGCAATTCGGCCTCATTCTGGCCGCGGCCGGCATCGCCTATGCCGCCGAGACCGCCGTCCGCAGCCGGATCGACATGACCTCGCTGGCGATGCGCTGGCCGCTGCCGCTCCGGCACTTCGCCAGGGTGATGGTCTCCAGCGCCTCGACGGCGGTGTTCACCCTGCTCGTGATCATCTCCCGCGTGGTGATGTACCACGCGACCTGGCCGAGCCGCTCCTATCTCCTGATGGTCGCCGCCAAGCTCGGACTGGCCTGGCTCGCGATCCGGCTCGTGACCTCGGTGCTGCGCAATGCCTTCATCGTCAAGCTGGTGTCGATCACGGCGTGGTTTCTCGCAGCGCTCTCGATCCTCGGCCAGCTCGATACGACGGTCGACCTGCTCGATTCCTACGCGATCGTGCTCGGCGGCCTCAGGCTGACCCCGCTGCTGGCGCTCAAGGCCGGCGCGCTCCTCCTCATCGCGCTCTGGGCCACCAACATCGCGAGCAATTTCGCCGAGAGCCGGATCAACGCGACCACCGATCTGACGCCATCGGTGCAGGTGCTGCTGGTCAAGATCATCCGCATCGGGCTGCTTGCGGTCGCGATCGTGATCGCGCTCGGCGCGGTCGGCATCGATCTTTCGGCGCTCGCGGTGTTCTCCGGCGCGGTCGGCGTCGGCATCGGTATCGGCCTGCAGAAGATCGTGGCCAACTTCATCTCGGGCATCATCCTGCTTGCCGACAAGTCGGTGAAGCCCGGCGACCTCGTCACCATCGGCGACAATACCGGCCGCATCAGCGCGATGAAGACGCGTTATATTTCGGTCGCCGCCGGAGACGGCCGCGAGTTCCTGGTGCCGAACGAGGATCTGGTGACGCAAAAGGTCGTCAACTGGACCTATACCGACAAGAACACGCTGGTGAAGATCGCCTTCGGCACCAATTACGACGCCGATCCCCGTCTGGTCTGCACGCTCGCCGCGGAGACCGCCGCCGCCCATCCGCGCGCGCAGAAGGGCAAGCCGCCGACCTGCATCCTGACCGAGTTCGCGGAAGCCGGGATGAAATTCTCGCTGACCTTCTGGATCGCCGATCCCGACGGCATGGACAAGGTCAAGAGCGACGTGATGCTGGGGCTGTGGGACGCCTTCAAGCACGAGGGCATCCGGGTTCCCTACCCCGTCCGCGAAATCCGCATCCGCAGCGGCGCGCTGCCGGTGGAAAGCACCGTAGAAGTCCCGAATTAG
- a CDS encoding potassium/proton antiporter, with product MASLDSVSLAILLGAVLVMAGILSSLLALRFGAPLLLVFLAVGMLAGDSGPGQLQFDDVRTTYLVGSVALALILFDGGLRTRFASIRTVLAPSMVLATIGVLLTALITAPFARFALDLNWTESLLVGAVVASTDAAAVFLLVHTQGLRLRPRVGATLEVESGTNDPFAIFLTLMLVEYISVGSSSPGHVLMEFIQEAVLGAIVGVIGGRLVVIALNKVALPQGLHAPFVTTGALVIFGGSQMMHASGFLAVYLAGIIIGNRPTRAHNSVVAFLDAATWLAQIVMFVLLGLLVSPSRLGTSVLPAVAVALVLMLVARPIAVFVCLAPFRFNWREKIFIAWTGLRGAVAIFLASIPMLVGLSKAYLYFDVAFVVVIISLLLQGWTLAPAARKLHVALPRAERGPRRVELDLPGQLEQQLVGYPVRPKSLYFRRGLIPSWSKPTLVIRNEHILTPTEADPIAPGDYIYLLAPPEKAESLDRFFVDMQSSSAPDPHLLGDFMVSGEHTLAELAEIYGVKVSEDESKLTLADYFDIHLDHAPKEGAELALDEIVLVARSISGGRVSVVGLRLPEEDETPPPLTRAKALRKKLADVWASVAGV from the coding sequence ATGGCCTCTCTCGACTCCGTCAGCCTCGCCATATTGCTCGGTGCCGTGCTCGTCATGGCCGGCATCCTGTCGAGCCTTCTGGCACTCCGCTTCGGCGCGCCCCTGCTGCTGGTCTTCCTTGCGGTCGGCATGCTCGCCGGGGATTCCGGTCCCGGCCAGCTCCAGTTCGACGACGTCCGCACCACCTACCTGGTCGGCTCGGTGGCGCTTGCCCTGATCCTGTTCGACGGCGGCCTCAGGACGCGCTTTGCCAGCATCCGCACCGTGCTGGCGCCGTCCATGGTGCTTGCGACGATCGGCGTGCTCCTGACCGCGCTGATCACGGCGCCGTTCGCCAGATTCGCGCTCGATCTCAACTGGACGGAGTCGCTGCTGGTCGGTGCCGTGGTGGCCTCGACCGACGCGGCGGCCGTGTTCCTGCTGGTGCACACGCAGGGCCTGCGGCTGCGCCCGCGTGTCGGCGCGACGCTGGAGGTGGAATCCGGCACCAACGACCCCTTCGCGATCTTTCTCACCTTGATGCTGGTCGAGTACATCTCGGTCGGCTCGAGCTCGCCCGGCCATGTGCTGATGGAGTTCATCCAGGAGGCCGTGCTGGGCGCCATCGTCGGCGTCATCGGCGGTCGCCTCGTCGTCATCGCGCTCAACAAGGTGGCGCTGCCGCAGGGCCTGCATGCACCGTTCGTGACCACGGGCGCGCTGGTGATCTTCGGCGGCTCGCAGATGATGCATGCCTCCGGCTTCCTCGCGGTCTATCTCGCCGGCATCATCATCGGCAACCGGCCGACGCGCGCACATAACTCCGTCGTGGCCTTCCTCGATGCCGCGACCTGGCTGGCGCAGATCGTGATGTTCGTGCTGCTCGGCCTGCTGGTCTCGCCGAGCCGGCTCGGCACCAGCGTGCTGCCGGCGGTCGCCGTCGCGCTGGTGCTGATGCTGGTGGCGCGGCCGATCGCGGTCTTCGTGTGCCTGGCGCCGTTCCGCTTCAACTGGCGCGAAAAGATCTTCATCGCCTGGACCGGCCTGCGCGGCGCCGTGGCGATCTTCCTGGCCTCGATCCCGATGCTGGTCGGCCTGTCCAAGGCCTATCTCTATTTCGACGTCGCCTTCGTCGTCGTGATCATCTCGCTGCTCCTGCAGGGCTGGACCCTGGCGCCGGCCGCGCGCAAGCTGCACGTGGCGCTGCCGCGCGCCGAGCGCGGCCCGCGGCGTGTCGAGCTGGATCTGCCCGGCCAGCTCGAACAGCAATTGGTCGGCTATCCGGTGCGGCCCAAGAGTCTGTACTTCCGCCGCGGCCTGATCCCGTCCTGGTCCAAACCGACACTGGTCATCCGCAACGAGCACATCCTGACGCCGACGGAAGCCGATCCGATCGCGCCCGGCGACTACATCTACCTGCTGGCGCCGCCGGAAAAAGCCGAGTCGCTGGACCGCTTCTTCGTCGACATGCAGTCGAGCTCGGCGCCGGATCCGCATCTGCTCGGCGACTTCATGGTCTCCGGCGAGCACACGCTCGCCGAGCTCGCCGAGATCTACGGTGTGAAAGTGAGCGAGGACGAGAGCAAGCTCACGCTCGCCGACTATTTCGACATCCATCTCGACCATGCGCCGAAGGAGGGTGCCGAGCTCGCGCTGGACGAGATCGTGCTGGTCGCGCGCAGCATCTCCGGAGGCCGCGTCAGCGTCGTCGGTCTGCGCCTGCCGGAAGAGGACGAGACGCCGCCGCCGCTGACGCGGGCGAAGGCGCTGCGGAAGAAGCTTGCCGATGTGTGGGCGTCGGTTGCGGGAGTATAG
- the modC gene encoding molybdenum ABC transporter ATP-binding protein: MLRVDIEKQLGEFSLSATFTSEGRVIGLFGASGAGKTSLVNMIAGLLRPDRGSIVIDGETVDDTASGIHVPTWRRRIGYVFQDARLFPHLTVAQNLDYGRRMNGLAPDPAQHTRVVDLLDIGALQGRRPGKLSGGERQRVALGRALLSKPRLLLLDEPLGALDEGRKLEILPYLVRLRDEANVPMVYVSHDAAELRQLATQIVMLKQGRVTSLGGVKVLA; encoded by the coding sequence ATGCTGCGGGTCGACATCGAAAAGCAGCTCGGCGAGTTCTCGCTGTCCGCGACCTTCACCAGCGAAGGCCGCGTCATCGGCCTGTTCGGCGCCTCCGGCGCCGGCAAGACCTCGCTGGTGAACATGATCGCAGGGCTGCTGCGGCCCGACCGCGGCAGCATCGTCATCGACGGCGAGACCGTCGACGACACCGCTTCCGGCATCCATGTCCCGACCTGGCGCCGCCGCATCGGCTATGTCTTTCAGGACGCGCGGCTGTTCCCGCATCTCACCGTCGCGCAGAATCTCGATTACGGCCGGCGCATGAACGGCCTCGCGCCCGATCCTGCTCAGCACACGCGCGTCGTCGACCTGCTCGATATCGGCGCTCTGCAGGGTCGCCGCCCCGGAAAGCTCTCCGGCGGCGAGCGGCAGCGCGTCGCGCTTGGCCGCGCGCTGCTGTCGAAGCCGCGACTCCTGCTGCTCGACGAGCCGCTCGGCGCGCTCGACGAGGGCCGCAAGCTCGAGATCCTGCCCTATCTGGTGCGACTGCGCGACGAGGCCAATGTGCCGATGGTCTATGTCAGCCACGACGCCGCCGAGCTGCGCCAGCTCGCGACGCAGATCGTGATGCTGAAGCAGGGCCGCGTGACGAGCCTTGGCGGGGTGAAGGTGCTGGCGTGA
- the modB gene encoding molybdate ABC transporter permease subunit, translating into MSEISPAEWTAILLSLRVAIIATLVATPFGIALAWLLARRDFWGKSLLDALVHLPLVLPPVVTGYLLLLTFGRRGLVGGFLADHLGIVFSFRWTGAALACGVMAFPLLVRPMRLSIEAIDRRLEQAAETLGAAPWKVFFTVTLPLALPGVLAGMVLGFAKAIGEFGATITFVSNIPGETQTISSAIYSLIQTPDGDAAAGRLVIVSIVLALGALIAAEWFARRATARLHGN; encoded by the coding sequence ATGTCCGAGATTTCTCCCGCCGAATGGACCGCGATCCTGCTCTCGCTCAGGGTCGCGATCATCGCAACGCTGGTGGCGACGCCATTCGGCATCGCGCTGGCGTGGCTGCTGGCACGGCGCGATTTCTGGGGCAAGTCGCTGCTCGATGCGCTCGTGCATCTGCCGCTGGTGCTGCCGCCTGTCGTCACCGGCTATCTGCTGTTGTTGACGTTCGGCCGTAGGGGCCTGGTCGGCGGCTTCCTCGCCGACCATCTCGGCATCGTGTTCTCGTTCCGCTGGACCGGCGCGGCGCTGGCCTGCGGGGTGATGGCGTTTCCGCTGCTGGTGCGCCCGATGCGGCTGTCGATCGAGGCAATCGACCGCCGGCTCGAGCAGGCCGCCGAGACGTTAGGGGCCGCGCCCTGGAAAGTATTCTTCACGGTGACGCTGCCGCTGGCGCTGCCCGGCGTGCTCGCCGGCATGGTGCTCGGCTTTGCCAAGGCGATCGGCGAGTTCGGCGCGACCATCACCTTCGTCTCCAACATTCCCGGCGAGACCCAGACGATTTCCTCCGCGATCTACTCGCTGATCCAGACGCCGGACGGCGACGCCGCCGCGGGCCGGCTCGTGATCGTCTCGATCGTGCTGGCATTGGGCGCGCTGATCGCGGCCGAATGGTTCGCGCGCCGCGCCACAGCGCGATTGCACGGGAACTGA
- the modA gene encoding molybdate ABC transporter substrate-binding protein, with protein sequence MIRIAGLVAAFVVLASASLSPAAAQDRTITVFAAASMKNALDEINAAYTARTGVKFSVSYAASSVLARQIEQGAPADVFVSADTDWMDYAIAKKTINAPSRVNLLGNSIVLIAPKASGIDSVTITQGFDLAKLAGDGRIATGDVKSVPVGKYAKAALEKLGAWQATEAKFAMAESVRAALTLVARGEANLGIVYATDAKVEPGVKIVGTFPADSHPPIVYPVAATTTAKDGTSDYLAFLRSSAAKTILEKYGFRFLISPAT encoded by the coding sequence ATGATTCGTATTGCCGGACTTGTCGCTGCCTTCGTCGTCCTCGCAAGCGCGAGCCTTTCGCCTGCCGCTGCGCAGGACAGGACCATCACCGTGTTCGCCGCGGCGTCGATGAAGAACGCGCTCGACGAGATCAACGCGGCCTACACCGCCAGAACCGGCGTCAAATTCTCGGTCAGCTATGCCGCAAGCTCGGTGCTGGCGAGGCAGATCGAGCAGGGCGCACCAGCCGACGTGTTCGTTTCTGCCGACACCGACTGGATGGACTACGCGATCGCCAAGAAGACCATCAACGCGCCGTCCCGAGTCAATCTGCTCGGCAACAGCATCGTGCTGATCGCGCCGAAGGCGTCGGGGATCGACAGTGTGACGATCACGCAAGGCTTCGACCTTGCAAAGCTCGCCGGCGACGGCAGGATCGCGACCGGCGACGTCAAGTCGGTGCCGGTGGGCAAATATGCCAAGGCGGCGCTCGAGAAGTTGGGGGCCTGGCAGGCCACTGAAGCGAAATTCGCGATGGCCGAGAGCGTGCGCGCGGCGCTGACACTGGTGGCGCGCGGCGAGGCCAATCTCGGCATCGTCTATGCCACCGACGCCAAGGTCGAGCCCGGTGTCAAGATCGTCGGCACCTTCCCGGCGGATTCGCATCCGCCGATCGTCTATCCCGTCGCCGCGACCACGACCGCGAAGGACGGGACCTCCGACTATCTCGCCTTCCTGCGCTCCTCAGCCGCCAAAACCATCCTGGAAAAATACGGCTTCAGGTTCCTGATCAGCCCCGCGACGTGA